Genomic window (Oncorhynchus mykiss isolate Arlee chromosome 28, USDA_OmykA_1.1, whole genome shotgun sequence):
GGGTGGCATCATCTGTGGGCTGACCCGCATCATCCAGTTCAAGAACCACGCCATCGACGTCTACTGTGGCTTCCTCATCGGAGGAGGGATCGCCGTCTACCTGGTGAGATGCTCCAGTAGATCTCTAGTAGAGCTACAGATGTCGTATTTAATTTGATCATGCTGTTGTTTCAGGAATTTACCtgaacagcaggaaatgcaaatttGTAGTCCATTTGAGATATAAAAGGCTAATTTTCCcttaaaaatgtcagacttggcctcccgggtggtctaaggcaccagagactctgggttcgagcccaggctcagtcgcagccggccgcgaccgggagatctATGGGGCGACACacggcctagcgttgtccgggttagggagggtttggccggtagggacatCCTTGTCTCATAGCGCACTAGCGACtcatgtggcgggccgggcgcagtgcacactgaccaggtcgccaggtgtacggtgtttcctcctacacattggtgcggctggcttccgggttggatgcgcgctgtgttaagcagcagtgcggttgggttgtgtttcggaggactctTGACctgttgtagcgatgagacaagacagtaactcctaacaattggataccacgaaattgggtaaTCAGACTTGATTAGCCCTAACAAATATTTTatcaaccccccccaaaaaatttccattaattataattaatttataatctacaggattattttccttTTGTGAGAAACTGGGTAGAGTTTAAGGTACAGCATCTGCAGTACATCTCAAGTAAATCTAGCATATCTCTATTAGATCACTGATCTTCTAGGTCTTGGTCCATGGACACTACCTGGTGATACTATTGTACTATTGTAGATATAGGATGCTCTGCCAGTAGCACCGTAGCCCCTATAAAGGGCACTATGTtttctggtcaaaagaagtgcactatataggggaaatggtgccattttggacacatccCTAGGTTCTTCAGTCCTGGTCCTGGAGACCGACAGGAGGTGCAGGTTTTTGTTCTACTCCATGTTGTAACATACCTCGCTGATTCATCTAGTCAATGAAATAACAGGTCAAATTGATTAATTGAATTAGGTGTGTTAGTACTGGGatagaacaaaagcctgcataccCAATAGGTTACTAGGACCAGGATTGGAGAGCACTAATCTAAACATTAATCTTATTGAAACCATtcaaacgaaggagctgatcgtggacttcgggAGACAGCAGAGGAAGAACACCCCTATATACATCCACGGGGCCACAGTGCAgtaggtgaaaagcttcaagttacTCTGTGTACACTTCACTGACAATcttaaatggtccacccacaaagacagtgtggtgaagaaggtacAACAGcggctcttcaacctcaggaggctgaagaaattcggcttggcccctaagaccctcacaaacttctactgatgcaccattgagaacatcctgtcgggctgaatcactgcctggtacggcagctgcaCAGCCTGCATGTgctgggctctccagagggtagtacggtcttcccaacgcatcaccgggggcacactacctaccctccaggacatctacagcacccgatgtcacaggaaggtcaaaaagatcatcaaggacatcaaccacccgagtcactgcctgttcaccgcgtcatcatccagaaggcgaggtcagtacaggtgcatcaatgttgggaccgagagactgaaaaacagcttctatctcaaggccatcagattgttagaTAGACatcagaacgtgtctccttcctgagtggtatgacatctgcgtggtcccatggtgtttatacttgcatactattgtttgtactgatgaacGTAGTACCTCCAGGTGttgggaaattgctcccaaggatgaaccagacttgtggaggtctacaatattttttctgaggtcttggctgatttctttagattttcccatgatgtcaatcaaagaggcactgagtttgaaggtaggtgtCACGGTTGTTAgaagagacggaccaaggcgcagagtgatttgagttccacatattttattTGCAGTGAAACTTaactaaacaataaacaaacaacgaAACTTGACTTATGTGGTGcaacaagcacaaacacaaacaatatcccacaaatgcAGGTAGGTACAGGGAgaccttaagtatgatccccaattagagacaatgataatcaactgcctctaattgggaaccatactaaaACCCAAACATATAAATAATtgacaccccctagtcacgccctgacctacaacaccatagagaaccaagggctctctatggtcagggcgtgacagtaggccttgaaatacatccacaggtacacctccaattgactcaaatactgtcaattagcctttcagaagcttctaaagccatgacataattttctggaattgtctaagctttttaaaggcacagtcatcttagtgtatgtaaacctctgacccactggaattgtgatatagtggataagtgaaataatctgtctgtaaacaattgttggaaaaattacttgtgtcatgcacaaagtagatgtcctatccgacttgcaaaaactatagtttgttaacaaggaggttgtggagtggttgaattttttttttaatgactccaacctaagtgtatgtatacttccgacttcaactgtatatactgtatttatactccggactccgacattgcttgtcctaatattatatatttcttaattccatttgtgtgtattgttgtgaattgttaggtattactgcaatttcggagctaggaacacaagcattttgctacacctgcaattacatctgctaaattacatttgatttgatttgattattctcTGACATAAGGTGATATAaaattgtctgtctgtatattgaTGGATGTAATGAATAGTGACATGTTTCGCTATCTTGTTTGTTGAGTCCTGTTGCACTTTTGTATAGGGTGTTAGAGATATTCAATTATCTGTATGAATGAGAACAGGATGCTCTAGTTTTGAGCAATATGTTTCATGCTATTATAAACTCAGTAAaagtcaactgcgtttattttcagcaaacttaacatgtgtaaaatttgtatgaacataacaatattcaacaactgagacaaactgaacaagttccacagacatgtgactaacataaatgaaataatgtgtccctgaacaaaggggggttcaaaatcaaaagtaacagtcagtatctggtgtggccaccagctgcattaagtactgcagtggatttcatcctcatggactgcaccagatttgccagtttttgCTGTGCGATGTTACACcacacttccaccaaggcacctgcaagttcctggacatttctggggggaatggccctagccctcaccctccgatccaacaggtcccagacgtactcaatgggattgagatctgggctctctcagtggcagaacactgacattcctgtcttgcaggaaatcacgtacagaacgagcagtatggatggtggcattgtcatgctggagggtcatgtcaggatgagcctgcaggaagggtaccacatgagggaggaggatgtcttccctgtaacgcacagcgttgagattgctgttacacgtggtctgccactgcgaggacgatcagttgTCCGCCCTGTCtgcctgtagcgctgtcttaggcgtctcacagtacacacattgtaatttattgccctggcaacatctgcagtcctcatgcctcgcagcatgtctaaggcacgttCAGACAGGTgagaagggaccctgggcatctttctttctgtgtttttcggagtcagtagaaaggcctctttagtgtcctaagttttcataactgtgaccttaattgcctaccgtctgtaagctgttagtgtcttaacaatgttcattaattgtttatggttcattgaacaagcgtgGGAAACCCTTTATAACAAACCCTttataatgaagatctgtgaagttatttgcatttttacgaattatctttgaaagacagggtcctgaaaaagggacgtttctttttttgctgagtttatgactTTATCAATGTTTGAACATTATTTCAATATTGTAGGCTATATGGTAAGTAGGCAATACGGTAATGGATATGTGAGAAAATGAAATGTGCATTGAATTAGCTTAATGTGCAGATACATAACATGATTACGATTGGGAAAGATACTGTCCATTTCAGCAATGTGCTGTAAAATCCACTTCCATCTTTGACTGTACTGAATCATAGCAAGTTATAAATATCACAGATgcacatcccacacacacacaccgcctacACAAACCCATGCAATATCCTCACATTTAATATTCTTCAATCAGAGGTGCTTGAGGCTATGATCGTGCTACTGGTAATTTACCCCAACAGTAATGCAGTTTAGTTTGGACTGCTGCATTCTATCTGACTCAATGACCAAGACAAATCCACTGTCACAATCTTGCAGTCCTCCTGTTGAACAAATGTCTCTTGGCTCTTGGTTAGGCTATTTATGTCTTATTGTGTCAGATACTGTATATTCACTGTGCTTCAATAGTGCTTGAAAAAACGTCATGGAATCCTGGAATGTTATACTAATGTCTGTCTTGAGACGCCTAAGACCATTTTGTTATAGGTAGATATAGACATAGTAGGAATGGAAAGGTAGGTAGAGGTAGTTCAGGATAGGTCATTCAACCTATAATGAATGCTGTCTTCCCAAAAGAGACTTATTTTAGACAGTTGTaggtagatagatacagtaggtagaGGTAGATTTAGGTTATAGATAAGTTGAACCAATAATGAATGCTGTCatggtctctcctcttctcaggGTCTGAATGCAGTGGGTAACTTCCAGCCCAGTGAGGACACATCCAGACAGCAGCCCCAGCCTCCCCCGCTCCGAGAGCCCCCCAGGAGCAACACTGTGCCCAACGTCAGCCAGAATGCAGGTCGCCACCTGCAGCCCAACAGCCTCAACAGCATGAACAGCCTAAATAGCGTGAGCACAGCGGACGGCCTCACCGCGGCCCACCCCGAGACCATCCTGACCCGGGTGCCCTCCTGCCGCGAGTCCAGCTCCCTGAATAATCTGAAGAGGGCCAGCGCCGATTTGGAGTGCATCACCCCGCCGAGTCCCATGGGGAAACAGGACTGTCTGGTGACCTTTAACAGTAGCACGTTACCCAGGTCACATGGTGGCTCACTACCCGAGGAGCACCGCGTCCCTCGCCGCCACGCCAGCATCCACTCCTCCATGGACTCCACGCGCTCCAAGCAGCTGCTGTCTCAGTGGAAGAGCAAGAACGAGAACCGGAAGCTCTCTCTTCAGGTGATGGACAGCGGGGTGGTTGTGGGACGCCACCAttcaacatcctcctcctcctcgcctcAGAGGACCATGGAGCTGAGGTGCAGCTCTGAGCCATCCGCCATGGGCCTGGAGGCAGAGCTTCGTGCTCAGGGACACATCCCCGCCCAGTACATGAAGCTGGCAGCCAGCACCGTGCCACTGTCCAACCACCTCCCCCACAACGGGGGCAGCAGTGGCCTGGCAGGGGGGGCCCGCGTGTCCATCCAGTCCCGGCCAGGCTCCTCCCAGCTCGTCCACATCCCAGAGGAGACGCAGGAGCACGTCAACAGCGGCACCTCCAGTAGGGAGGACGAGGATGATGACGACAGGGAGGATAACTATGGCGGCGGTGGGATTCCTGGTGGGGGAGGCTCGGTTCGCTCCAAGTGGCTGAAGGAGGGCGCCCCCTGCAGGACTAACAGTCTAACTAACCAGCCACGCATCATGCAGGTCATCACCATGTCCAAGCAGCAGGGTCTGCTCCAGCACGGCAGCCCCAAGAGCTCCGAGGACGGCAGCGTGGTCAGCTGCACAGGCTCCATCCAGTACAAGGCCCTGATGGACCAGGAGGCCGGCCAGGGGATCGTGAGGGTGGAGGCCCATCCAGAGAACAAGCCTGTGATCAAGCCTCCGGACGGCAGTGGCTCCTGGAGGTGGAAGCCCCAGGAGCAGCGTGGCAGCATCCGCCAGGCCTTCGAGCTCAACGACCTCAACCGTGACACGGAGAGCTGCGACTCGCTCAAGGACGGCTACGGCTCCTTcgatggcaggaggagccagaCAGGCACCGACACCGGCAGCGAGCATGGCGGTGGCAGTGGGGGAGGCGGTCACCCACACGTGCACCAccctcactaccaccaccaccaccacccccaccaagGCATCACCACCATCCGTGTGACCCCTGTggagggactaggaggaggaaGTGAGGCCGCCTCCGAGACCCTCTCCATCGCCTCCAGCAGGGAGTCCACCCTGCGGAGAAAAGGCAACATCATCCTGCTCCCGGATAGAGGTCAGAGTCCAGACAACTCCAGGAACTATTTCAAAGGGACCTCCCCCACACCGCCCCCCACCCTGGGACTGGCCTATAGAGAGTGAACAGCTGCCCCAGTCATCCCTTACCCTTACCATTCCCCCTTACCGCCCATGTGGTGGCCTATCTGTCCCC
Coding sequences:
- the LOC110508851 gene encoding phospholipid phosphatase-related protein type 4-like, translating into MSAKERLKGKMTKDSVTLLPCFYFVELPILASSVVSLYFLELTDVFKPVRSGYSCNDRSLSMPYIEPAQEAIPFLILFSLAFAGPAATIMIGEGILYCCLSRKKSGVKTEANINAAGCNFNSYIRRAVRFVGVHVFGLCITALITDIIQLSTGYHAPYFLTVCKPNYTILNMTCDDSSFIIEDICSDGADPAVINSGRKSFPSQHATLAAFAAVYISMYFNATLTESSKLLKPLLVFSFIMGGIICGLTRIIQFKNHAIDVYCGFLIGGGIAVYLGLNAVGNFQPSEDTSRQQPQPPPLREPPRSNTVPNVSQNAGRHLQPNSLNSMNSLNSVSTADGLTAAHPETILTRVPSCRESSSLNNLKRASADLECITPPSPMGKQDCLVTFNSSTLPRSHGGSLPEEHRVPRRHASIHSSMDSTRSKQLLSQWKSKNENRKLSLQVMDSGVVVGRHHSTSSSSSPQRTMELRCSSEPSAMGLEAELRAQGHIPAQYMKLAASTVPLSNHLPHNGGSSGLAGGARVSIQSRPGSSQLVHIPEETQEHVNSGTSSREDEDDDDREDNYGGGGIPGGGGSVRSKWLKEGAPCRTNSLTNQPRIMQVITMSKQQGLLQHGSPKSSEDGSVVSCTGSIQYKALMDQEAGQGIVRVEAHPENKPVIKPPDGSGSWRWKPQEQRGSIRQAFELNDLNRDTESCDSLKDGYGSFDGRRSQTGTDTGSEHGGGSGGGGHPHVHHPHYHHHHHPHQGITTIRVTPVEGLGGGSEAASETLSIASSRESTLRRKGNIILLPDRGQSPDNSRNYFKGTSPTPPPTLGLAYRE